The DNA sequence CGATTTCATAGAGATAGGCGAACTAATGGCAATGGACGCACTAAACCGCAACGAGTCATGTGGAGGACACTTCCGTGAAGAGTTCCAAACAGCCGAAGGCGAGGCAATGCGTCAAGACGACAAATATATGTATGTAAGTTGCTGGAAGTACGAAGGCGAAGATGCAGAGCCAACACTATTAAAAGAAGAGTTAAAATACGAAGCAATAAAAGTACAACAACGTAACTATAAACAATAATCAGGTATGGACAAGACAATAAATATAACACTAAAAGTATGGCGTCAAAGAGGTCCTAAAGAACCCGGAAAATTTGAGACATACAAACTAAACAACATATCTACCGACAGTTCATTCCTTGAAATGCTCGATATCCTGAACGAACAACTCGTAAATGAGGACAAAGAGCCGGTAGTATTTGACAACGACTGTCGCGAAGGAATCTGCGGAATGTGTTCACTCTACATCAACGGTCACCCACACGGACCCGATTCAGAGATAACAACATGTCAATTACACATGCGCCGTTTCAAAGATGGCGATACAATCACCATAGAGCCATGGCGTTCAGCGGGCTTCCCTGTAATCCGCGACCTAATGGTTGACCGTACAGCATACGATAAAATCATTCAAGCAGGCGGATACATCTCAATCAATGCAGGAGGAGCACAAGATGCCAATGCAATACCCATTCCAAAACGCGATGCCGATTTAGCAATGGATGCAGCATCATGTATCGGATGTGGAGCATGTGTAGCAGCATGTAAAAACGGCTCAGCAATGCTATTTGTATCAGCAAAAGTAAGTCAATTAGCGTTGTTACCACAAGGAAAAGTAGAAGCAGCACGCCGTGCCAAAGCCATGTTGGCAAAAATGGATGAACTCGGATTTGGAAACTGTACCAACACAGGAGCATGTGAAGCAGAGTGTCCAAAAGGAGTATCAATCACAAACATTGCTCGCTTGAACAGAGAGTTTATCTCAGCAAAACTAAAAGACTAACAAAAATTTGTTAGTTATCAGATAAAAATGGTTGTCGCAAGGCAACCATTTTTTTTGTCTAATAAGTCCAATTAGCCTAATTAGTCCAATTAGTCTAATAACTAACAACTGACAACTAAAAACTATTTAAAATGTTAAAACAGAAAAAATTAACATTAAAAAAGACAAATAAACAAAATAAAGTTTTAACTTTGCAAAGCAAAGTGTACACATAACGGTACGCAATGTGGGTGTAGTTGGCTAAAAAAGTGAAATAGAATAGCATAACTATAAACTAAATTATAGAGATGAAAACTAACCTTACACCACTCCCTATTGGAGAGGGGTTGGGGGAGAGAATTAGA is a window from the Bacteroidales bacterium genome containing:
- a CDS encoding succinate dehydrogenase/fumarate reductase iron-sulfur subunit, encoding MDKTINITLKVWRQRGPKEPGKFETYKLNNISTDSSFLEMLDILNEQLVNEDKEPVVFDNDCREGICGMCSLYINGHPHGPDSEITTCQLHMRRFKDGDTITIEPWRSAGFPVIRDLMVDRTAYDKIIQAGGYISINAGGAQDANAIPIPKRDADLAMDAASCIGCGACVAACKNGSAMLFVSAKVSQLALLPQGKVEAARRAKAMLAKMDELGFGNCTNTGACEAECPKGVSITNIARLNREFISAKLKD